The Streptomyces sp. P9-A4 genome contains a region encoding:
- a CDS encoding FAD-dependent oxidoreductase — MRNETARHDITVVGGGLAGVCAAIAAARLGRTVALINNRPVLGGNSSSEVRVWVCGATGHGKNHNAREGGIMGELLVENQYRNPDGNPYYWDAVVLDAVRAEPGITLYLNTDVREVEAEGPDDARRITSATGWMMGSERRIRFESPVFLDCTGDGLIGHLAGAHHRIGREARNEFEEAWAPESADGITLGSTLLFYTKDAGRPVKFVPPDFAKDISTTSIPQRRIIKAGDNGCAYWWIEFGGELDTVHDNERIRDELWSVIYGIWDHIKNSGEFDAANMTLEWVGSVPGKREYRRFLGDYVLHQGDILGQTEFADQVAFGGWSIDLHPPQGMYATESGARQLYADGIYHIPYRSLYSVNTENLLFAGRNISASHVAFGSTRVMATCATIGQAAGTAAALCAAEEVAPRELSVPELHRVLLRQDASLIGLASTDPEDQAQRATATASSALSCLAVEDSDELWPLTADAGLVLPVDPDLTGLELLVDADRETELVIDLYDPELGQNYVPRRLVTSTTLPVAAGRRQWLKTGLDWSPDTPRNAFLVIRANDAIALHRADRPTPGVLCFTRVPLRPQDESPQLLREWTDAGLLRRTFCFRAGETAAYAPAKAVDGYARPYAGPHMWVSAPLADDPSPWLSLTWPEPVTLGRIEVIADDDVNEDLINLHHHRTPFDTLPTLLCDYRVEARDADGTWRVIARAAQNRRRRVTHALAGPVTTSAIRIVVEATNGTDSAHLVAVRAYAAGE; from the coding sequence ATGAGGAACGAAACCGCACGGCACGACATCACCGTCGTCGGCGGCGGCCTGGCCGGGGTCTGCGCGGCCATCGCCGCGGCCCGCCTCGGTCGGACCGTCGCACTGATCAACAACAGGCCGGTCCTCGGCGGCAATTCGAGCAGCGAGGTCCGCGTCTGGGTATGCGGCGCGACCGGCCACGGCAAGAACCACAACGCCCGCGAGGGCGGCATCATGGGCGAGCTGCTCGTGGAGAACCAGTACCGCAACCCGGACGGGAACCCGTACTACTGGGACGCCGTGGTCCTGGACGCGGTACGTGCCGAGCCCGGCATCACGCTCTACCTCAACACCGATGTGCGCGAGGTCGAGGCCGAGGGCCCGGACGACGCGCGGCGGATCACCTCGGCCACCGGCTGGATGATGGGCTCCGAGCGCCGGATCCGCTTCGAGAGCCCCGTCTTCCTGGACTGCACGGGAGACGGCCTGATCGGCCACCTCGCCGGCGCCCACCACCGCATCGGCCGGGAGGCGCGTAACGAATTCGAGGAGGCGTGGGCCCCGGAGTCGGCCGACGGCATCACTCTCGGCTCCACGCTGCTCTTCTACACGAAGGACGCCGGGCGACCGGTGAAGTTCGTGCCCCCGGACTTCGCCAAGGACATCAGCACCACCTCCATCCCGCAGCGGCGGATCATCAAGGCGGGGGACAACGGGTGTGCGTACTGGTGGATCGAGTTCGGCGGAGAGCTGGACACGGTGCACGACAACGAGCGGATCCGGGACGAGCTGTGGTCGGTGATCTACGGGATCTGGGACCACATCAAGAATTCGGGCGAGTTCGACGCGGCGAACATGACGCTGGAGTGGGTGGGGTCGGTGCCCGGGAAGCGGGAGTACCGGCGGTTTCTCGGTGACTACGTGCTGCACCAGGGGGACATTCTCGGGCAGACGGAGTTCGCCGACCAGGTTGCCTTCGGAGGCTGGTCGATCGATCTGCATCCGCCGCAGGGTATGTACGCCACCGAGTCGGGGGCCCGGCAGCTCTACGCGGACGGGATCTACCACATCCCGTACCGCAGCCTGTACTCGGTGAACACCGAGAACCTGCTGTTCGCCGGGCGGAACATCTCCGCCAGCCATGTCGCGTTCGGCTCGACCCGGGTCATGGCGACCTGCGCCACGATCGGGCAGGCGGCGGGCACGGCGGCGGCGCTGTGCGCTGCCGAGGAGGTCGCGCCGCGCGAACTTTCCGTACCCGAGCTGCACCGGGTGCTGCTGCGTCAGGACGCCTCGCTCATCGGGCTGGCTTCGACGGACCCGGAGGACCAGGCGCAGCGGGCAACCGCAACCGCATCATCTGCCTTGTCCTGCCTGGCAGTTGAAGACTCCGACGAACTGTGGCCGCTCACGGCTGACGCGGGACTCGTTCTCCCCGTCGACCCGGACCTCACCGGCCTTGAACTCCTCGTCGACGCCGACCGCGAGACCGAGCTCGTGATCGACCTGTACGACCCCGAACTCGGCCAGAACTACGTCCCGCGCCGCCTCGTCACCTCCACCACCCTGCCGGTCGCCGCCGGCCGCCGACAATGGCTCAAGACCGGCCTGGACTGGTCCCCGGACACCCCGCGCAACGCCTTCCTCGTCATCCGCGCGAATGACGCGATCGCCCTGCACCGCGCCGACCGGCCGACCCCCGGCGTCCTGTGCTTCACACGTGTCCCGTTGCGTCCCCAGGACGAATCCCCACAGCTGCTGCGCGAGTGGACGGACGCCGGTCTGCTGCGCCGTACCTTCTGCTTCCGTGCGGGGGAGACGGCGGCGTACGCCCCGGCCAAGGCCGTCGACGGCTACGCCCGCCCGTACGCGGGACCGCACATGTGGGTCTCCGCACCCCTGGCGGACGATCCCTCGCCCTGGCTCTCGCTGACCTGGCCCGAACCGGTCACCCTGGGCCGTATCGAGGTCATCGCCGACGACGACGTCAACGAGGACCTGATCAACCTCCACCACCACCGCACCCCCTTCGACACCCTCCCCACCCTCCTGTGCGACTACCGCGTCGAGGCGCGGGACGCGGACGGCACCTGGCGCGTGATCGCGCGCGCGGCACAGAACCGACGGCGCCGCGTCACGCACGCACTGGCCGGTCCGGTCACCACATCGGCGATCCGGATCGTCGTCGAAGCCACCAACGGCACGGACTCGGCGCACCTCGTCGCCGTACGCGCCTACGCGGCGGGGGAGTGA